Within bacterium, the genomic segment TTGAGACGACCGACGCCGGGTTGCGCCCCGGCGTTTTTTAAACGGCCTGCATTCGGCGCTTTTTTCGTAAAATCCAGAACTAACCCCCCACTCCCTGCGTAATAGTTAGCGAATCATGTCGCGCAAGCTCACGATCCTGGTTCTTCTTTTCTGCGTCGCGGCCCTGGCCGAAACGGCGCTGGACGTGCTCACCCAGGCGCTCGTGGCCGAGCCGACCGTGGAGAATTACGTCGGCGAGAAGACGATAATCCTCTACAACGGTGCCCAGGCCGAGGCGATGGAGGTGCGCGTGAGCTTCGAGGCCGGCGGCGCGACGCGCACCGATTACCTCTCCCCGCCCGCCATGCGTGAGCGGGTCGTGATAGACGACGGCGCGGACCTCTACTCCTATGACCCGCACCTCGAGGTCACCGTCCACTCCGACTCCCCGCAGATGCTGGACGACCGCCTGAGCGACACCGAGCGCAGGGACCTCATCGCCGGCAACTACATCCTCGAGCTCGAGCCGAACCACACGGTGGCGGGGCGCGACGCCTACAGGGTCGAGATAACCTCGCGTCACAACGCCACACCCCACCGAATCCTCTGGATAGACTCCAAGAACTACCTCGTGCTGCAGAGCCGGGAGGAGTGCAACGATTCGGCCGCCAACACCGGTTTCTCCTGGATCGAGTTCAACGTGGAGTTCTCCCCCGATTACTTCTCTATGGGCCAGTTCACGGGCACGGTGGTCGAGGAGGCCGCGCCGGTCAGCAAATCCGCCCGGAACACGCTCCCGGAAGAGCTGGGGTTAGTGCCCGTCGTTCCCGAAAAGCTCCCCGGCGGTTTCGTCCTGGTCGAGACCAGATTGGGTTACCGGGCCAACGGTCAGTACGCCGCGCACCTCTCCTACACCGACGGCCTCGAGGGGCTCTCCGTCTTCGAGGAGGCGCAGGAGGGAAGTCTCAAGGGGCAGGAGATAGCCCTGGGCGAAACGATGGCACGCCTCTCCAAGAGCGCCAACTACTCGGTGCTCCAGTGGCGGGCCGGAGACATCACCTTCACCCTGGTCGGCCAGCTCACCAACTACGGCCTCTACCAGGTCGCCGCCTACTTCGTGACCGGGAAGTGAGGTGGGCGGTCGCCGGGGTGCCGTGAGAGGTCGCTCTGATTCTCGGGCGTTCGATTCGTATACTCAGGGGGCGGGTTCAAAGACCCGCCCTTAGGGGTGAGGTTTGAATAGCGCGTCACCCTCGTAGGGGCCGACCTAAAGGTCGGCCCCTACGTCATCGCAGCGTTAAGGTCAAAGGGGGCGTGAAAGCGGCGGGGAAAGGAATCCCCGCCCTACATTTCAGATTCGGCGTTACGGATAATGATCCCAACCCACCAGGCGCGAGAAAACCCTACCCTTCGTCGCCGGTCCCCCGGGCGCCGGCCTCCCACCGGCCGCCCCCCTTGACTATCCCCCGATCCGCGCCCTCCAAAAATGCCGTCAGCCGCGCGATGTCCTCGTTGGGCTCCAGCTCGGCCTTGATCCTCTCCAGGGCCCCCTTGGGCGCCAGCCCCGAGCGGTAGAGGATGCGGTAGGCCCGCTTGATGAGGCCGACGCGCTCGTCGGAGAAGCCGTGGCGCCGGAGACCGACTTCGTTGATCGAGCCGACGTGGGTCGCGGGGTAGTTGTAGACGAGCATGAAGGGGGGGACGCCCTGGGTGACCATACAGCCGCCGCCCGTGTAGGAGTAGGCGCCGATCCGGTTGAACTGCTGCACTCCCGTCAGGCCGCCGATTATCGCGTGGTCCTCCACCGTAACGTGGCCGGCCAGGGTCGCCAGATTGGCCAGAATCACCCCCGAGCCCACCACGCAGTCGTGGGCCACGTGGGAGTAGGCCATCAACAGGCACCCCGAGCCGACCACCGTCCGCATGTTCGCCTGCGTCCCCCGGTGGATGGTCACGCCCTCCCGGATGGTGTTGGAATTCCCGATGACGGTTTCGCTCGGCTCGCCGGCGAATTTCAGGTCCTGGGGGACGACCCCGATGACGGCGAAGGGGAAAACGGTGTTGCGCTCGCCGATTACCGTCGGCCCCTCGATGACGACGTGGCTCTTGAGCACCGTGCCGGCGCCGAGGGTCACGCCGGCGCCCACGCACGAGAAGGGGCCCACGACCACGTCTTCGGCCAGCCGCGCCTCGGGGTGAACGATGGAGCTGGCATGGACCTCGGGCATCTACTTCCCGGTTTTCGGAATCTTTTTCCCGTTGACCAACACCTCGACCCCGCCCTCGGGCACCTCGAAATAGCTGCTCATGACCCCGGAGACGGTCGTCTTTCCGTCCACGGAGGCCCGGGCCTTCATCTTGCACAGGCCGCGGTGGATGGTGACGATTTCGGTGTAGAGGTCGAGGCGGTCGCCGGGAACCACGGTGTGCCGGAGCTTCATGTCGTCGAAGCCCCGCAACAGGATTACCTGGCCCTCGGTTAGCTCGTAGGAGTAGTGGAGGAGGATACCACCCGCCTGG encodes:
- the lpxA gene encoding acyl-ACP--UDP-N-acetylglucosamine O-acyltransferase, which translates into the protein MPEVHASSIVHPEARLAEDVVVGPFSCVGAGVTLGAGTVLKSHVVIEGPTVIGERNTVFPFAVIGVVPQDLKFAGEPSETVIGNSNTIREGVTIHRGTQANMRTVVGSGCLLMAYSHVAHDCVVGSGVILANLATLAGHVTVEDHAIIGGLTGVQQFNRIGAYSYTGGGCMVTQGVPPFMLVYNYPATHVGSINEVGLRRHGFSDERVGLIKRAYRILYRSGLAPKGALERIKAELEPNEDIARLTAFLEGADRGIVKGGGRWEAGARGTGDEG
- a CDS encoding sigma-E factor regulatory protein RseB domain-containing protein, with product MSRKLTILVLLFCVAALAETALDVLTQALVAEPTVENYVGEKTIILYNGAQAEAMEVRVSFEAGGATRTDYLSPPAMRERVVIDDGADLYSYDPHLEVTVHSDSPQMLDDRLSDTERRDLIAGNYILELEPNHTVAGRDAYRVEITSRHNATPHRILWIDSKNYLVLQSREECNDSAANTGFSWIEFNVEFSPDYFSMGQFTGTVVEEAAPVSKSARNTLPEELGLVPVVPEKLPGGFVLVETRLGYRANGQYAAHLSYTDGLEGLSVFEEAQEGSLKGQEIALGETMARLSKSANYSVLQWRAGDITFTLVGQLTNYGLYQVAAYFVTGK
- the fabZ gene encoding 3-hydroxyacyl-ACP dehydratase FabZ, with protein sequence MPPGIMDIKGILAKLPHRYPFQMVDRIVEVEPLHYIKAYKNVTHNEPYFTGHFPGEPIMPGVLQVEALAQAGGILLHYSYELTEGQVILLRGFDDMKLRHTVVPGDRLDLYTEIVTIHRGLCKMKARASVDGKTTVSGVMSSYFEVPEGGVEVLVNGKKIPKTGK